Proteins encoded within one genomic window of Ideonella dechloratans:
- a CDS encoding sigma-54-dependent transcriptional regulator: protein MSDPLRTVVLIEDDPGVQLAAAQALQIGGFQVLPCDSAEQAQALLKPDFPGVVVCDVRLPGKDGLTLLRELHRTDPDLPVTLVTGHGDVAMAVEAMREGAWDFIEKPFASERLIDVTRRAAIQRQLVLENRRLKAALSGTGRLIGASPAMERIRTLVANLGPTGVDVLIEGETGAGKEVVAQALHEASGASGPFVAINCGALPEAVFESEIFGAEPGAYTGATKRRIGKLEHARDGTVFLDEIESMPLALQVKLLRVLQERSFERLGGNTVLPLQARVIAATKVDLKALADRGGFRADLYYRLNVATLALPPLRERREDIPLLLTHFAELAGLRFRRPVPRWGAAQMAAWQARDWSGNVRELRHLADRWVLGLEDTATEAADRDAPAGAPGDGTAAAPRAGLEAQLEAFERGLIEAALRESQGSVSAAAATLDLPRKTLSDRIRRLGLDAERFRLS from the coding sequence ATGAGTGATCCCCTGCGCACCGTCGTGCTGATCGAGGACGACCCCGGCGTCCAGCTGGCCGCCGCCCAGGCCCTGCAGATCGGCGGCTTCCAGGTGCTGCCCTGCGACAGCGCCGAACAGGCCCAGGCCCTGCTGAAACCCGACTTCCCCGGCGTGGTGGTGTGCGACGTGCGACTGCCCGGCAAGGACGGCCTGACCCTGCTGCGCGAGCTGCACCGCACCGATCCCGACCTGCCGGTCACGCTGGTGACCGGCCACGGCGATGTGGCCATGGCGGTGGAGGCCATGCGCGAGGGCGCCTGGGATTTCATCGAGAAGCCCTTTGCCTCCGAGCGCCTGATCGACGTGACCCGGCGCGCCGCCATCCAGCGCCAGCTGGTGCTGGAGAACCGGCGCCTGAAGGCCGCCTTGTCGGGCACCGGCCGGCTGATCGGCGCCTCGCCCGCCATGGAGCGCATCCGCACCCTGGTGGCCAACCTCGGCCCGACCGGGGTGGACGTGCTGATCGAGGGCGAGACCGGCGCCGGCAAGGAGGTGGTGGCCCAGGCCCTGCACGAGGCCAGCGGCGCCAGCGGGCCCTTCGTCGCGATCAACTGCGGCGCTCTGCCCGAGGCGGTGTTCGAGTCCGAGATCTTCGGCGCCGAGCCCGGCGCCTACACCGGCGCCACCAAGCGCCGCATCGGCAAGCTCGAACATGCGCGCGACGGCACGGTCTTCCTCGACGAGATCGAGTCGATGCCGCTGGCCCTGCAGGTCAAGCTGCTGCGGGTGCTGCAGGAGCGCAGCTTCGAACGCCTGGGCGGCAACACCGTGCTGCCGCTGCAGGCCCGGGTCATCGCGGCCACCAAGGTGGACCTCAAGGCCCTGGCCGACCGCGGGGGCTTCCGGGCCGACCTGTATTACCGCCTGAACGTGGCCACCCTGGCCCTGCCGCCGCTGCGCGAGCGGCGCGAGGACATCCCCCTGCTGCTGACCCATTTCGCCGAGCTGGCCGGGCTGCGCTTCCGCCGCCCGGTGCCGCGCTGGGGCGCGGCGCAGATGGCCGCCTGGCAGGCCCGCGACTGGTCGGGCAATGTGCGCGAGCTGCGCCACCTGGCCGACCGCTGGGTGCTGGGGCTGGAGGACACCGCGACGGAGGCCGCGGACCGTGACGCCCCCGCGGGCGCGCCTGGCGATGGCACGGCCGCGGCGCCGCGGGCCGGCCTGGAGGCCCAGCTGGAGGCCTTCGAGCGCGGGCTGATCGAGGCCGCGCTGCGCGAATCGCAGGGCAGCGTCAGCGCGGCGGCGGCGACACTGGACCTGCCGCGCAAGACCCTGTCCGACCGCATCCGCCGGCTGGGCCTGGACGCCGAGCGCTTCCGCCTCAGCTGA
- the ispF gene encoding 2-C-methyl-D-erythritol 2,4-cyclodiphosphate synthase, producing MSTTSLPALRIGEGWDTHALVVGRPLVLGGVTLPHSHGLLGHSDADALLHAITDAVLGGAGLGDIGRHFPDTAVEFKGADSHRLLTEAMRRVRAAGWQVVNVDCTIVAQAPKMAPHVPAMVARIAEALGIEPARVNVKAKTAEKMGPVGEGRAIETRAVCLLAALS from the coding sequence ATGAGCACGACGAGTTTGCCCGCGCTGCGTATCGGTGAAGGCTGGGACACCCATGCCCTGGTGGTGGGCCGGCCGCTGGTGCTGGGCGGCGTCACCCTCCCGCACAGCCACGGCCTGCTGGGCCACTCGGATGCCGACGCCCTGCTGCACGCCATCACCGACGCGGTGCTGGGCGGGGCCGGGCTGGGCGACATCGGCCGCCACTTCCCGGACACGGCGGTGGAGTTCAAGGGCGCCGATTCGCACCGCCTGCTCACCGAGGCCATGCGCCGCGTGCGCGCGGCCGGCTGGCAGGTGGTCAATGTGGACTGCACCATCGTCGCCCAGGCGCCCAAGATGGCGCCGCATGTGCCGGCCATGGTCGCTCGCATTGCCGAGGCCCTGGGCATCGAGCCCGCACGGGTCAACGTCAAGGCCAAGACGGCCGAGAAGATGGGCCCGGTGGGCGAGGGCCGGGCCATCGAGACCCGCGCCGTCTGCCTGCTGGCCGCGCTCAGCTGA
- the mfd gene encoding transcription-repair coupling factor, whose amino-acid sequence MQLPHIAPGKRFTLPRPTGSADALLLARHAQARVAEGQVLGIVTAEPGDAQRLAEEMAFFAPGLRVAVFPDWETLPYDTFSPHQDLISERLATLWRIHSGTVDVVLLPATTALTRLAPPSFLAGTTFQFKQKTKLDEAALKSQLTLAGYSHVSQVVSPGEYAVRGGLIDLFPMGSPVPYRVDLFDNEIDSIRTFDPDSQRSLYPVPEVQLLPGREFPMDETARQRFRERWREKLEGDPTKSRIYKDIAQGIATAGIEYYLPLFFDETANIFDYLGAQASLVLHGEVDEALQRFWTDTRERHRFLQHDPERPILPPEAIYLKVEEFFTRTGAHATLALRGSEPVDWARPLPDVSVSRGATEPLAALEKHLDSTPHRVLLMGESEGRRESLLELLRDHKIQVPTVETLADFLAGDEKVAITAAPLTAGFFWHEPEAQLAVQFITEGELFASAPGTRRRRKQEQTSNVDALIKDLSELKLGDPVVHSAHGIGRYQGLVSIDTGLEGPSEFLHLEYADKATLYVPVSQLHLISRYTGVSAEEAPLHKLGSQQWDKARRKAAEQVRDAAAELLNIYALRAAREGMAHRFSPHDYEAFAASFGFEETPDQQAAIHAVIQDMISPRPMDRLVCGDVGFGKTEVALRAAFVAVHAGKQVALLAPTTLLAEQHYQTIVDRFGKWPVKVAELSRFRSAKEVKVALEGIADGSIDIVVGTHKLLSKEVQFKRLGLLIIDEEHRFGVRHKEAMKALRAEVDVLTLTATPIPRTLGMALEGLRDLSVIATAPQRRLAIKTFVRNEGKSVIREAVLRELKRGGQVYFLHNEVETIENRRQALAELIPEARIGVAHGQMPERELERVMREFTTQRFNVLLCSTIIETGIDVPSANTIIISRADKFGLAQLHQLRGRVGRSHHQAYAYLLVPDVEGLTKQASQRLTAIQEMEELGSGFYLAMHDLEIRGAGEVLGDNQSGNMMEVGFQLYNEMLAEAVRALKNGEEPDLLSPHSAVFGAATEINLHTPALLPDAYCGDVHTRLNFYKRLATAEKPEQLDRLLEEITDRFGKLPAQGQALFDTHRLRIQAKPYGVVKIDANPKLMSVTFRPNPPVDALRIIELVQKNRAIKLVGNEKLRIDREIADPRERATYLRDLLRSLGQPVKA is encoded by the coding sequence ATGCAGCTGCCCCACATCGCCCCCGGCAAACGTTTCACCCTGCCCCGCCCCACCGGCTCGGCCGACGCCCTGCTGCTGGCCCGCCACGCCCAGGCCCGGGTGGCCGAGGGGCAGGTGCTGGGCATCGTCACCGCCGAGCCGGGCGACGCCCAGCGCCTGGCCGAGGAGATGGCCTTCTTCGCCCCCGGGCTGCGGGTGGCGGTGTTTCCGGACTGGGAGACCCTGCCCTACGACACCTTCAGCCCGCACCAGGACCTGATCTCCGAGCGCCTGGCCACGCTCTGGCGCATCCACAGCGGCACGGTGGACGTGGTGCTGCTGCCGGCCACCACCGCGCTCACGCGGCTGGCACCGCCCTCCTTCCTGGCCGGCACCACCTTCCAGTTCAAGCAGAAGACGAAGCTGGACGAGGCGGCCCTGAAGAGCCAGCTGACCCTGGCCGGCTACAGCCATGTGAGCCAGGTGGTGTCGCCCGGCGAATACGCGGTGCGCGGCGGCCTGATCGACCTGTTCCCCATGGGCTCGCCGGTGCCCTACCGGGTGGACCTGTTCGACAACGAGATCGACTCGATCCGCACCTTCGACCCCGACAGCCAGCGCAGCCTCTACCCGGTGCCCGAGGTGCAGCTGCTGCCCGGGCGCGAGTTCCCGATGGACGAGACGGCGCGGCAGCGCTTTCGCGAACGCTGGCGCGAGAAGCTCGAAGGCGACCCGACCAAGAGCCGCATCTACAAGGACATCGCACAGGGCATCGCCACCGCCGGCATCGAGTACTACCTGCCGCTGTTCTTCGACGAGACGGCGAACATCTTCGACTACCTCGGCGCGCAGGCCAGCCTGGTGCTGCACGGCGAGGTGGACGAGGCCCTGCAGCGCTTCTGGACCGACACGCGCGAGCGCCACCGCTTCCTGCAGCACGACCCGGAGCGGCCCATCCTGCCGCCCGAGGCCATCTACCTGAAGGTCGAGGAGTTCTTCACCCGCACCGGCGCCCATGCCACGCTGGCCCTGCGCGGCAGCGAGCCGGTGGACTGGGCCCGCCCCCTGCCCGATGTGAGCGTGAGCCGCGGCGCCACCGAGCCGCTGGCCGCGCTGGAGAAGCACCTGGACAGCACGCCCCACCGGGTGCTGCTGATGGGCGAGAGCGAGGGTCGGCGCGAGAGCCTGCTGGAGCTGCTGCGCGACCACAAGATCCAGGTGCCCACCGTCGAGACGCTGGCCGACTTCCTGGCCGGCGACGAGAAGGTGGCCATCACTGCCGCCCCGCTGACGGCCGGCTTCTTCTGGCACGAGCCCGAAGCCCAGCTGGCGGTGCAGTTCATCACCGAGGGCGAGCTGTTCGCCAGCGCGCCGGGCACCCGGCGGCGGCGCAAGCAGGAGCAGACCAGCAACGTCGATGCGCTGATCAAGGACCTCTCCGAGCTGAAGCTCGGCGACCCGGTGGTGCACTCGGCCCATGGCATCGGCCGCTACCAGGGCCTGGTCAGCATCGACACCGGGCTGGAGGGCCCCAGCGAGTTCCTGCACCTGGAGTACGCCGACAAGGCCACGCTCTATGTGCCGGTCAGCCAGCTGCACCTGATCAGCCGCTACACCGGCGTGAGCGCCGAAGAGGCCCCGCTGCACAAGCTGGGCTCCCAGCAGTGGGACAAGGCCCGGCGCAAGGCCGCCGAGCAGGTGCGCGATGCCGCGGCCGAGCTGCTCAACATCTACGCCCTGCGCGCCGCCCGCGAGGGCATGGCCCACCGCTTCTCCCCGCACGACTACGAGGCCTTCGCCGCCAGCTTCGGCTTCGAGGAGACGCCGGACCAGCAGGCCGCCATCCACGCGGTGATCCAGGACATGATCAGCCCGCGGCCGATGGACCGGCTGGTCTGCGGCGACGTGGGCTTCGGCAAGACCGAGGTCGCCCTGCGGGCGGCCTTCGTCGCGGTGCACGCGGGCAAGCAGGTGGCCCTGCTGGCGCCCACCACGCTGCTGGCCGAGCAGCATTACCAGACCATCGTCGACCGCTTCGGCAAATGGCCGGTCAAGGTGGCCGAGCTCAGCCGCTTCCGCAGTGCCAAGGAGGTCAAGGTGGCGCTGGAGGGCATTGCCGACGGCAGCATCGACATCGTCGTGGGCACGCACAAGCTGCTGTCCAAGGAGGTGCAGTTCAAGCGCCTGGGCCTGTTGATCATCGACGAGGAACACCGCTTCGGCGTGCGCCACAAGGAGGCCATGAAGGCCTTGCGCGCCGAGGTGGACGTGCTGACGCTGACCGCCACCCCCATCCCCCGCACCCTGGGCATGGCGCTGGAGGGCCTGCGCGACCTGTCGGTCATCGCCACCGCGCCGCAGCGCCGCCTGGCCATCAAGACCTTCGTGCGCAACGAGGGCAAGAGCGTGATCCGCGAGGCGGTGCTGCGCGAACTGAAGCGCGGCGGCCAGGTCTACTTCCTGCACAACGAGGTGGAGACCATCGAGAACCGCCGGCAGGCCCTGGCCGAGCTGATTCCCGAGGCCCGCATCGGCGTGGCCCACGGCCAGATGCCCGAGCGCGAGCTGGAGCGGGTGATGCGCGAGTTCACCACCCAGCGCTTCAACGTGCTGCTGTGCTCCACCATCATCGAGACCGGCATCGACGTGCCCAGCGCCAACACCATCATCATCAGCCGGGCCGACAAGTTCGGCCTGGCCCAGCTGCACCAGCTGCGCGGCCGCGTGGGCCGCAGCCACCACCAGGCCTATGCCTACCTGCTGGTGCCCGATGTGGAGGGCCTGACCAAGCAGGCCAGCCAGCGCCTGACCGCCATCCAGGAGATGGAGGAACTGGGCTCGGGCTTCTACCTGGCCATGCACGACCTGGAGATCCGCGGCGCCGGCGAGGTGCTGGGCGACAACCAGAGCGGCAACATGATGGAGGTGGGCTTCCAGCTCTACAACGAGATGCTGGCCGAGGCGGTGCGCGCGCTCAAGAACGGCGAGGAGCCCGACCTGCTGAGCCCGCACAGCGCGGTCTTCGGCGCCGCCACCGAGATCAACCTGCACACCCCCGCGCTGCTGCCCGACGCCTACTGCGGCGACGTGCACACCCGGCTGAACTTCTACAAGCGCCTGGCCACGGCCGAGAAGCCCGAGCAGCTCGACCGCCTGCTCGAAGAGATCACCGACCGCTTCGGCAAGCTGCCCGCCCAGGGCCAGGCCCTGTTCGACACCCACCGCCTGCGCATCCAGGCCAAGCCCTATGGCGTGGTGAAGATCGACGCCAACCCCAAGCTGATGAGCGTGACCTTCCGGCCCAACCCGCCGGTGGACGCGCTGCGCATCATCGAGCTGGTGCAGAAGAACCGGGCGATCAAGCTGGTGGGCAACGAGAAGCTGCGCATCGACCGCGAGATCGCCGACCCGCGCGAGCGCGCCACCTACCTGCGCGACCTGCTGCGCTCGCTGGGCCAGCCGGTGAAGGCCTGA
- a CDS encoding aminotransferase class IV: MSQSIHDFHDDPRNADIRIWINGQLKSRAEATVSVFDSGFVLGDGVWEGLRVVDGHPVFLDAHLARLWEGAKAIMLDIGLSRAELTQAIYDTLAANQMHDGVHIRLMVSRGVKRTPYQDPRVTVGPATIVILPEFKLAKPETVQAGLKLFTVHVRRGYPDVLDPKLNSHSKLNCITACIQATAAGADEALMLDPHGFVATCNSTHFFIVRGGEVWTSSGDYCLGGITRSNVIQVCREAGIPVFEKNFSLTQVYSAEEAFCTGTFAGVVPVREVDGRPMEGGVPGPMVLRLQALYKALVARDVAARSV, translated from the coding sequence ATGTCCCAGAGCATCCACGACTTCCACGACGACCCCCGCAACGCGGACATCCGCATCTGGATCAACGGCCAGCTGAAGTCGCGCGCCGAGGCCACGGTCTCGGTCTTCGACAGCGGCTTCGTGCTGGGCGACGGGGTGTGGGAAGGGCTGCGGGTGGTCGACGGCCACCCGGTCTTCCTGGACGCCCACCTGGCGCGGCTGTGGGAAGGCGCCAAGGCCATCATGCTGGACATCGGCCTGAGCCGGGCCGAGCTGACCCAGGCCATCTACGACACCCTGGCCGCCAACCAGATGCACGACGGCGTGCACATCCGGCTGATGGTCAGCCGCGGCGTCAAGCGCACGCCCTACCAGGACCCGCGGGTCACCGTGGGCCCGGCCACCATCGTCATCCTGCCGGAGTTCAAGCTGGCCAAGCCCGAGACGGTGCAGGCCGGGCTCAAGCTCTTCACCGTGCATGTGCGCCGGGGTTACCCCGACGTGCTGGACCCCAAGCTCAACAGCCACAGCAAGCTCAACTGCATCACCGCCTGCATCCAGGCCACGGCCGCCGGGGCCGACGAGGCCCTGATGCTGGACCCGCACGGCTTCGTCGCCACCTGCAATTCCACCCACTTCTTCATCGTGCGTGGCGGCGAGGTGTGGACCAGCAGCGGCGACTACTGCCTGGGCGGCATCACCCGCAGCAACGTGATCCAGGTCTGCCGCGAGGCCGGCATCCCGGTGTTCGAGAAGAACTTCAGCCTGACCCAGGTCTACAGCGCCGAAGAGGCCTTCTGCACCGGCACCTTTGCCGGCGTGGTGCCGGTACGTGAAGTGGACGGCCGCCCGATGGAAGGCGGCGTGCCCGGGCCGATGGTGCTGCGACTGCAAGCCCTCTACAAGGCGCTGGTGGCCCGCGACGTGGCGGCGCGCAGCGTATGA
- a CDS encoding sulfotransferase-like domain-containing protein has translation MSSTRTPLRVAMWSGPRNISTAMMRAWENRGDCAVSDEPLYAAYLAATGLDHPGRDEVIADGDTDAARVARALSEGPAPDGQPVWYQKHMSHHLLPGMDTDWVHRLHNILLIRDPAQVVDSYLKSRATVAPEDIGLLQQAQLFDRLAQRSGQAPMVIDAEDFLQAPEAFLRAVCGALGIAFTPRMLHWPAGRRDSDGIWAPYWYDAVWASTGFEPWRPRAPQLQGQALAVAEACRPAYALLRQHRLLPEAAA, from the coding sequence ATGAGCAGCACCCGGACACCCCTGCGCGTGGCCATGTGGAGCGGCCCGCGCAACATCTCCACCGCGATGATGCGGGCCTGGGAGAACCGCGGCGACTGCGCGGTGAGCGACGAGCCGCTGTACGCCGCCTATCTGGCCGCCACCGGCCTGGACCACCCGGGCCGCGACGAGGTCATTGCCGATGGCGACACCGACGCCGCGCGCGTGGCCCGGGCCCTGAGCGAGGGCCCGGCGCCGGACGGCCAACCGGTCTGGTACCAGAAGCACATGAGCCACCACCTGCTGCCCGGCATGGACACCGACTGGGTGCACCGGCTGCACAACATCCTGCTCATCCGCGACCCGGCCCAGGTGGTGGACAGCTACCTGAAGAGCCGCGCTACAGTGGCCCCCGAGGACATCGGCCTGCTGCAGCAGGCGCAGCTGTTCGACCGGCTCGCCCAGCGCAGCGGGCAGGCACCGATGGTGATCGACGCCGAAGACTTCCTGCAGGCCCCCGAGGCCTTCCTGCGGGCCGTCTGCGGCGCGCTGGGCATCGCCTTCACGCCCCGCATGCTGCACTGGCCGGCGGGCCGGCGGGACAGCGACGGCATCTGGGCGCCGTACTGGTACGACGCGGTCTGGGCCTCCACCGGCTTCGAGCCCTGGCGCCCGCGCGCGCCGCAGTTGCAAGGCCAGGCGCTGGCGGTGGCCGAGGCCTGCCGGCCCGCCTACGCACTGCTGCGCCAGCACCGACTGCTGCCGGAGGCCGCCGCGTGA
- the serB gene encoding phosphoserine phosphatase SerB, whose translation MSHTEFAPGLMVRGVNPPLRLADYRLAAFDMDSTLINLECVDEIASAVGKKAEVAAITEAAMRGEIADYKESLRQRVALLRGVPVSAMQAIYDERLQLNPGVATFVAACQAAGLKTLLVSGGFTFFTDRVKDRLKLDFARSNVLEIEGDTLTGRMVDQAWGDIVDGEEKRRTLLQTCEQLGIAPGQAIAVGDGANDLPMMGVAGLSVAYHAKPAVRAQAKVSIEQGGMDRLLELLR comes from the coding sequence ATGTCCCACACCGAATTCGCGCCCGGCCTGATGGTCCGCGGCGTCAACCCGCCGCTGCGCCTGGCCGACTACCGCCTGGCCGCCTTCGACATGGATTCCACGCTGATCAACCTCGAATGCGTGGACGAGATCGCCTCCGCCGTGGGCAAGAAGGCCGAGGTGGCCGCGATCACCGAAGCCGCGATGCGCGGCGAGATCGCCGACTACAAGGAAAGCCTGCGCCAGCGCGTGGCCCTGCTGCGGGGCGTGCCGGTGTCGGCCATGCAGGCCATCTACGACGAGCGCTTGCAGCTCAACCCCGGCGTGGCCACCTTCGTGGCCGCCTGCCAGGCCGCCGGCCTGAAGACGCTGCTGGTCTCCGGCGGTTTCACCTTCTTCACCGACCGCGTGAAGGACCGGCTGAAGCTGGATTTCGCCCGCTCCAACGTGCTGGAGATCGAAGGCGACACCCTGACCGGCCGCATGGTGGACCAGGCCTGGGGCGACATCGTCGACGGCGAGGAAAAGCGCCGCACCCTGCTGCAGACCTGCGAACAGCTGGGCATTGCCCCCGGCCAGGCCATTGCCGTGGGCGACGGCGCCAACGACCTGCCGATGATGGGCGTGGCCGGCCTGTCGGTGGCCTACCATGCCAAGCCCGCCGTGCGGGCCCAGGCCAAGGTGTCGATCGAACAGGGAGGCATGGACCGCCTGCTGGAATTGCTGCGCTGA